CAGGATGGAGCGGTTCGAGTACGAGCCCGAACAGTTTCCGGGTCTCCTATAGTGTTTTTCCGGTTTTCCCCCTCACCAGCTTCTCGCCAGCATCGCGAGCCGCAGGGACAGCCGAACAGGGAGGGCGGCGTTGCCCATCTGGTTCAGGTCCCCCACAAAGAACAGTTCTTTCAGGGGATAGTAGAACGCGAACGAACCCGTCGAGCCCGAGTGGCCGATCAGCTCGCCCCGTCCCAGGAAGAGAGTCGCCAGCCCCTCAAGGGGAATTCGCATGTACCCGCTGCCGTAGTGGATCGGCCCCCTCGAGGCCTGCAGCCGGTTCGATGCGGACAGCGTATCGAATACGGCCCCATCGAAGAGCCTGCCGCCGAAGAAGCCCTTGACGAACGCCATCAGGTCGCGGGCGGTGGTGATGCATCCCCCGCTCGCCCGGCTGCTCCTGACAAACTTCGGGCGGCGGATCGCGGTATCGTTGCAGCAGATATCCGGAACAGAGTCGTTCTCGCATGCGGGGAGGTACGTGCTCTTCAGCCCCAGGGGTTCGCATACGAACTGGCGGAAGACCTCCGCCAGCGGCAGGGCGGTCACGGTCTCGACGATCTCGCCGAGCATGTCGAAGTTGATATCGGCATAGTGGGCCCGCCGCCGGGTTCGCGGTGCAAAATGCGGTCTCCGTCTCTTCGTCTCCGCCACGAGCTCCTCGAAGGTGATCGAAAAGTCCTCGCGAACGAGCCGGCTCTTCAGGCTGCCATCCCCTTCTTCGTACGCGTCCGGCAGCCCGCTCACCTGATGCAGCAGGTCGGACACGGTCAGGTCGAACGAGTACTCCTGGCCCCGATAGACGTGGAGCCCGCGCAGCACGGCGGGATCGAAATAGTTCGCGACCGTGTCGTCGAGGGATAGCCGCCCCTGCTCCCGCAAGGCCAGGATGCAGGCCGTCGTGAAGAGTTTGGTGACGCTCGCCATGAGCAGGGGGGAATCCAGGTCCCTGCCCCCGCATCCTCTGCTGTACGAGAAGTCGCCGTCCGTGCTCTCGACGAACAGGACCCCTTCGTGAACCGGATTTGAATTCCTGAAACGATCGAATACGTGTTCAATCTTCTGCGTTCTGCTGATTTCCATCGAGATCCTTTCAGAAAAATGTGCGCCCTGCAGAATAATTATGGCGATGTCTTCCTCAAGGGCGCCCGATCGCATGTTCGGATTCGGAAACCTCCCGTCAAATATGCGGAAAAGAGCACTATTCTGGAGGAGAACCCGTCCTAGCGGATGGCAGTATGCCATCGCAAAGAGCGTAAGCCACAGGAGGTAGAGACTGACCCTGGCATCGCGGAGCCTTGCGGCATCGCCAGCCGGTGGAGATAGAACATGGGCTCGATGTTCGCCGCATGCAAGGCAAGAGAGACGATAGATTACAACAGAATGACGAAAAGAAGCCGCTGGAGGGATTCGAACCCCCGACTTGCGGTTTACGAAACCGCCGCTCTGCCAGCTGAGCCACAGCGGCACGTACCGTATAATGTGGGCGCTCCGGCATATTAAAAGTGCTGGAGGAACAGGTCCTGCCCGAACTGCCGCACCCGCGGGCGCGTTACGAATACCCCCGCATGGTGACGCTCTCGACAGGCTGCCTGGCATCGCCCGCCGGCTCGATCGTGCCGAACTTCTTCTCGTAGTCGCGGAGACTGTTCCCCAGCACCTCGAGGAGGTTCTTCGCGTGGCGGGGGCTGATGCTGACGATCGCCTTGGCGCGGGCCTGGTTGAGACCCGGGATCTCGTGCAGGAAGATGAAGGTGACCTCGTCCTCCTTGTAGGCGATCTGGATGCGGTTGCTGTAGACGGGATCGAGGTCCTGCGGGACGTTGACGGCGATCTCTCGGGTGGACGGCTGCATGCATAAGATTTTACCCCCGGGGAATTAAGCCTTTAGCGTACATGCAGGGCACGACGTTCCGGCGGTCCGGAGACGGGCGGCGCCCGCCGGAAGGGGGCGGCCCGGCGTGATCCGGAGCGTGGAAGCGTGGATCTCATCAGCATCTCCAGCGTGGTGACGGCGGGCTCCTGCCCCCTGCGGCTCTACCTGGAGCGCAGAACACCGCGGGCGGAGTCCCCGCGGTACACCGTCTGCAAACAGATCTCCTACCACCTGGGAAGCAGGCTGGACGCCGGGGCGATCTGGAAGGAGGTGCGGATGGTGGCCCCGCTCATCGAACCCGCGATGCAGGTCTTCCTGGAGGGCTGCGTCCAGCGGTGCCGCGAGCGGGACTGGCCGGTCCCCGTGCAGACCGATCTCGCCGTCACCTCCGAATCGCTCGGGATCCGCGGGGTCGTGGACAAGATCTTTGCGGAAGAGCCCTACTTTGCCCTCACGCGGTCGAGCGAGGCCCCCGCCGCCGGCGTCTACGCGAGCGACCGCCTGCGGGTCGCCGCCTACGCCGCCTGCCTCCGCGAGACCCTGGGCCTTGCGGTGGAGGGGGGATACGTCGAGTACATCCCGAGCGGCGTGCTCCGCCTCTGCATCCCCCAGCCCCGGGACCGCCGGAGGCTGGTGCGGGCCATCCAGGCGGCACGCCGCGTGGAGAGCGGCGAGATCCCGGTACGCCCCCTGAACGCACCCTGCGAAACCTGCCCGCACGCCGATCCCTGCGCGGGCGGCGCCCGCCGTCTCTCGGACCTGCTCTGAAGACCCCCGATCAGAGATGGCAGCTCCTCATCCCGCGCTTCTCCAGGTACTTCTGGTGGTACTCCTCGGCCGCCCAGAACTCCCTCGCCGGCGCGATCTGGGTGACGATCGGGCGCCGGAACCGCCCGGACTGCTGGAGGCGGTCCCGGGAGGCCTCCGCCCTCCTCTTCTGCTCCTCGGTATGGTAGAAGATCGCCGAACGGTACTGCGACCCGACGTCCGCACCCTGGCGGTCGGGCGTGGTCGGGTCGTGGATGCTCCAGAAGACCTCCAGGAGGTCGTCGTATCTGACCTGCCGCGGATCGTAGATCACCTGGACCGCCTCCGCGTGGCCCGTGAGCCCGGTGCAGACGTCGCGGTAGGTCGGGCTCTCCACGGTCCCGCCCGTGTAGCCGACGGTAGTCTCCACCACTCCCGGGACGCGGCAGAACGCCATCTCGACGCCCCAGAAGCAGCCGGCGGCGAATGTGGCCTTCTCGGTGTTGCCCTCGTGCGCCATCCATGAACCCCGGGGAGGAAACGGGGCCGTTCAGGTATATACCTTGCTGCCGATCAGCCGATCGCCCCCGCGCCCTCGAGCAGCGTCTTCGAGACGATGTACTCCCCCCGGGCGGTGCGGGTCGTGCCGATCACCAGCCAGAGCTCGTCCCCGTGCCGCTCGCAGACGCCGCAGGCCTCGATCACCTCGCCGTCCTGCGCCTGGCCGCTGTAGGTGTGGGTGAAGGAGAGGACGCGGGAGATCTCCGGGTGCTCCACGCGGTACACGGCGGGATTGTCGAAGGCGAGCGAGGCGTCGGCGACCGTGGCGGTGATCGTCCGCCTCCCCAGGACCTCGCCCCTCCCCGTCGGGACGCGGGAGAGTTCGTCGTACGAGCGGGTGTAGAGCAGGTCGAAGTAGGCGCCGCCGAGCACCCCCCGGTTCCACTTCCGCCGCTCGTGGGCGACGAAGACCGGAAACGGTATCTCGGGCTGCCGCTTCGCGTAGACGGTGCGCCACATCCCCTCCGAGAGCGCATCCACTTCCCCGCCCGCGATCGCCTCTTTCAGCCGTTCCTGCGCCCGGAAGAAGGACGGGCCGTAGACCACCAGATCGATGTCGGACGTCTCGGTCTCGAGACCCAGGAGGAGGGAGCCGGTGCATCCGAGCGTGCCGGGCGGGAGATCCAGGATCTCCCGCAGCCGCCTCACCCGCCAGTTGCGGTTCGCGATCGCGTCGATCTCCCGCTCGGGACGGTACACCCGCCGCACGTCCCGGCGCGGCACCCGCAGGATCACGTTGCTGTACCAGGGTTTGTGCCGCCGGATCCATTCGAACCCCTCCTCGAAGTCGAACTTGTGGTAGCGCGTCCCGTCGAGGGCGACCCGCTCCCCCGCGGGATCGGGGGCGTAGCGGAGGATGCAGCCCACCTTCTCGTCGTTGTCGTAGGTGGAGACCGAGTAGAGCCAGCCGTCCCGGTCCTGGATGAAGTCCCGCAGGCGGATGGGCTCCGTCATCTCGCTCCCCGTGCAGCCAGGCAGGCGATCACCTCGCGCACGCGCTCCCCCGGGCGGAGCACCTTCCACTGCACCAGATCCACCACCGTCGACGGCGTCCCCGGCAGCCTGCCCCCGTCGATGAGGAGATCGTGGGGCACGCGCACCTCGGCCGGGGTGGCCGGGTCCTTCTCCCCGTGCAGGTTCGCGCTGGTGGCGGTGATGGGGCCGTCCAGGGCGGATATCAGGGAGAGAGCGATCTCGTGGGCCGGGATGCGGACCCCGATCCGCTCCCCGCCGCCGGTCAGCATGGGCGGCAGCAGGGACTTCGCCTTCAGCACCACCGTGACCGGCCCCGGGAGGAACCGCTCGATGAACTCCATCGCCTCGTCCGGCACCACCGCGATCGCGCAGAGCATGTCCACGTCCGAGACCGCCACCGAGATGGGCTGGGAGTGCGGCCGCTGCTTGGCCTCGAAGACCTTCAGCACCGCGTCATCGGAGAGCGCGTCCCCCCCGAGGCCGTAGATGGTGTCGGTGGGGTAGACGACGAGCCCGTCCCGCTGCAGCACCCGCACCGCCTCGCGGATGATGTCCATCAGAACTCCAGACCGCGGACGCGGTCGATGTCGAAGACGGCCTTCTGACTCACGTGCATGACGGCGAACACCCCGGCCTGGATGGGGTCGGTGACCACCAGATCCGCGTGGCGGGGGACGCTGCCGGCCATCTTCAGGGCGATCACCGGGATGCCCGCCTCGCGGACCCGCTCCACCGCTTCCGCGATCTCGCCCCCCATGAGGGACCCGGCGAGGACCAGGATGGATGCCCGGGGGAGGCGGGCCACCGCGTCGACCGCCTGCGCCAGGTCCCGCTCGCCGACGAGCGGGATGGTATCGACGGAGATGCGCTCGCCGCGGATGTTGTGGCGGTCCGCCTCGTTGACCGCGCCCAGCGCCACCTGCGCCACCTGGGCGCCGCCGCCGATGATGATCACGCGGGAGCCGAAGATCCGCGAGAACGGTGCGTAGGTGATGATGTCCGTCACGCAGGAGAGCGAGCGGAGCTCCTCGATGAGCCCGTCGCGGTCGCCGTCCTCCAGCTCGAAGTAGAGCGTGGCCATCCCCCTGCAGGGCCCCGATCCCAGGATGGACTGCTGCACCATCTGGATGTTGGCGCCGTGGGCTGCCACCACCGCCGCGATGTCCCGCAACACGCCGGGGTGGTTCTTGGTGGTGAGGCTGATCGCGTAGATGCCCTCTGTGCCCATGGGGATCACGACACGCCGCCGGCCGCTCCGGGGCTCGAGACTGCCCGCCCGTTCGCTTCGCGGGCAGGGGAGTTACCGTTGTTCGACGAGGCTGTTCCGTTCATTTCGCGTGGAACAATTTTCGCAGTCCGATCAGTTATAGGTTTTCGGTAGGAGAAAAGCGGACCCTCCGGGGCGGACGAGAAACATTCTGCATCCTGCGTACGGCCGGGAACGCCTCCTGCCATCCAAGGTTCCGAAATCTCCCGGGATCTCGGAGGGGAGCAGCGGCATAGATACGCCGGGCGCCGCCGTGCACTCGGACCTGCACTCTCCCACTCCCGGCAGCATCGGCGGGTGAGAACCAGAGGCGGTCCGGGAGGTGCGTTCCTGCGGGATACCTCATGTGAAACGGAAAATAGCAGGAATTTTACAATTGAAGCAGAAATACGGAGTATGTTCGATAACCGGGGCGCCCTTCGTCTCGCTCCGATAACGGCGCTCCTCCTCCGGTCTGGTGCGGTACTGACTGCGGGGTGCATCGACGAGCTCTTCGAGGATTCGAATGGCGGCACCTCCAGCAGTTGCGCATCGGGCTCAGCGTACAGCGCCCCATCCGACCGCGCACTCCGGGACATACTGCTCTGTCCCGCGGGCTCGTCCGTGTACGTTGACGGCGAGTATCGGGGGGAGACACCGGGGCAGCTTTCTCGTGGAGGTCGCGGGCGGATCGCATAAAATCGAGGTGTTCAACACAGGATACGAGCCATACATCGAGTACGTGGATGCGAGTGCGGAAAAGGCGGAGATGCTGACCATATACCTCCGGGAATCACGGCAGACGCTGCCGCCGGAGCCCGAACCTGCCCGGACATGGGAACCGGAGCCCACGTACCCCCGGCCCGGCCTATGCGGCCCAGACAAGGCCCGTCTCTTGATCCTCTTCTTACCCCCTGCGTCGGAAGGCGCCTGTACTGCGATCGAGGGATCTCACGTGCTCTTGGGTTTCGATCTGTCGCAAGCGATATGGTCCTGCACCTCCAGAGAGGGGCGCAGAGGGCTGCCTGCCGTGCTGAACGTCGATATTCCCGAAAAAGA
This Methanomicrobiales archaeon DNA region includes the following protein-coding sequences:
- a CDS encoding serine hydrolase domain-containing protein produces the protein MEISRTQKIEHVFDRFRNSNPVHEGVLFVESTDGDFSYSRGCGGRDLDSPLLMASVTKLFTTACILALREQGRLSLDDTVANYFDPAVLRGLHVYRGQEYSFDLTVSDLLHQVSGLPDAYEEGDGSLKSRLVREDFSITFEELVAETKRRRPHFAPRTRRRAHYADINFDMLGEIVETVTALPLAEVFRQFVCEPLGLKSTYLPACENDSVPDICCNDTAIRRPKFVRSSRASGGCITTARDLMAFVKGFFGGRLFDGAVFDTLSASNRLQASRGPIHYGSGYMRIPLEGLATLFLGRGELIGHSGSTGSFAFYYPLKELFFVGDLNQMGNAALPVRLSLRLAMLARSW
- a CDS encoding DUF3467 domain-containing protein; the protein is MQPSTREIAVNVPQDLDPVYSNRIQIAYKEDEVTFIFLHEIPGLNQARAKAIVSISPRHAKNLLEVLGNSLRDYEKKFGTIEPAGDARQPVESVTMRGYS
- a CDS encoding Dna2/Cas4 domain-containing protein, which codes for MDLISISSVVTAGSCPLRLYLERRTPRAESPRYTVCKQISYHLGSRLDAGAIWKEVRMVAPLIEPAMQVFLEGCVQRCRERDWPVPVQTDLAVTSESLGIRGVVDKIFAEEPYFALTRSSEAPAAGVYASDRLRVAAYAACLRETLGLAVEGGYVEYIPSGVLRLCIPQPRDRRRLVRAIQAARRVESGEIPVRPLNAPCETCPHADPCAGGARRLSDLL
- the msrA gene encoding peptide-methionine (S)-S-oxide reductase MsrA → MAHEGNTEKATFAAGCFWGVEMAFCRVPGVVETTVGYTGGTVESPTYRDVCTGLTGHAEAVQVIYDPRQVRYDDLLEVFWSIHDPTTPDRQGADVGSQYRSAIFYHTEEQKRRAEASRDRLQQSGRFRRPIVTQIAPAREFWAAEEYHQKYLEKRGMRSCHL
- a CDS encoding nucleotidyltransferase domain-containing protein, with product MTEPIRLRDFIQDRDGWLYSVSTYDNDEKVGCILRYAPDPAGERVALDGTRYHKFDFEEGFEWIRRHKPWYSNVILRVPRRDVRRVYRPEREIDAIANRNWRVRRLREILDLPPGTLGCTGSLLLGLETETSDIDLVVYGPSFFRAQERLKEAIAGGEVDALSEGMWRTVYAKRQPEIPFPVFVAHERRKWNRGVLGGAYFDLLYTRSYDELSRVPTGRGEVLGRRTITATVADASLAFDNPAVYRVEHPEISRVLSFTHTYSGQAQDGEVIEACGVCERHGDELWLVIGTTRTARGEYIVSKTLLEGAGAIG
- a CDS encoding L-threonylcarbamoyladenylate synthase, with protein sequence MDIIREAVRVLQRDGLVVYPTDTIYGLGGDALSDDAVLKVFEAKQRPHSQPISVAVSDVDMLCAIAVVPDEAMEFIERFLPGPVTVVLKAKSLLPPMLTGGGERIGVRIPAHEIALSLISALDGPITATSANLHGEKDPATPAEVRVPHDLLIDGGRLPGTPSTVVDLVQWKVLRPGERVREVIACLAARGAR
- a CDS encoding DUF5612 domain-containing protein; the encoded protein is MGTEGIYAISLTTKNHPGVLRDIAAVVAAHGANIQMVQQSILGSGPCRGMATLYFELEDGDRDGLIEELRSLSCVTDIITYAPFSRIFGSRVIIIGGGAQVAQVALGAVNEADRHNIRGERISVDTIPLVGERDLAQAVDAVARLPRASILVLAGSLMGGEIAEAVERVREAGIPVIALKMAGSVPRHADLVVTDPIQAGVFAVMHVSQKAVFDIDRVRGLEF